The Cryptomeria japonica chromosome 2, Sugi_1.0, whole genome shotgun sequence region GGATTCGAGCAAAGGCATCTATGTGTATATCCAGGAGTGTTCAGAGGCTGGGTCTGGAGGGAATCAGAGACTATGGCTTAGACACGATACTCCAAATAGCTGCCTCACAACTAAGCGATCAACTTCCTGAAGCACGCGAGGCAGCTCGCACACTTGCTTTGGAGCTTCGAGCTGTATATGACAAATTTGTTTTTAATCATGAAGCACAAGAAGTGGCAGAGCCAATGCCCAAAAATGATGCCTGGGATCAGTTTTGTAAGTCGAAGCTTTCTGCTAGCAATGCGCTAGCTGTTATCCGTGTCAAGACTGGTATTTATTAAGAACAGTTGGGCTGCTATGAAAGGAAAAGATTAGAGAGACagatcaaaaaatatatttttacagaAGACTCTGATTTATATGCTTATAACACCAACAGAACTGATGCTACAACATTTAACGGATTACTAGAAGTTCgaataaatatattttcttttgtaatcttcttcttcttgtttttaaaGTTTCCTTTATTTAAATCTTTCTTTCTGTCAATCCTTATAAAAAATAATGAGTGGAATGCTAAGACTTACTGACTTAGATATATAGATATTAAATTTGAAGGAACTTTGAAAAACAAAACAGATACAATCATACAAGAagaacaaatttaagtttaaataaagattatcctttttatttatcaataacacctgcaaataaagatgttaggactgaatggcagattcaaacaaattgaatcagaatagttgtaagcaagaaaaagagttaaaatctgcaagtgaatcagaaatgaaatttaataataaattagttttggcggcaagccgaccaaataaattaagaagactaagtttggcggtaaaccttccaaactaaatgaatatgaaatctaaagtatgcaggaaaagaagttagcaccggagttttggcggcaagccttccaaaactttaaaaataattaaatttaaactagaaagaaggaactttggcggcaagccttccaaagccctttttttaaaaactaactagaataggagattaaacctgcaggcaaacttgttaacatgtttgaaaaaaaattaaaatttgaaaccaaaacctgcacaatagaaaatattagtaaaagaacttcttctcctttcaagaatgcctccaacaaggtgaactccactgaatggtaaccttcatcaatgttaacttaaaacaaggattagaaacctgctctgataccatgagaggaaataaaagagcaaggaaaggaaaattaatccaagaaagtttatgatgaagtaatagttaccatgagaaaagcaaagagcttggagcatcacccaaatgtaaagaaggaggcacaagaacttttgaaaggggaaaagcaaagaaaaaccccttgtgatattatgaatgaggcaatgcctaaaaatgagagagagagagagagagcaagaagctctttacaatattgtcattaagaagaaatgagagaggaggcatctcttaaatagagatgaggagaggagttacaaagtaactccaaatctatgaatgccaccattcataaaatgtgtgtgccatgtgttcacatcctcttatggaggaaatctaatattccttaataaaggaaaataaaagaaatgacttgtcctcacacatgtactagaggacaaattacatgtaggaattccaaaggaatatcctaaattaaataaaaataaacctaagctaagtaaagattaaatattctaacaaattgattcagaggaatttgtgaaaattttgcgttgattaataagaaattgagcgcaaagttgatttttagaaattaaattgagattcaacattgattcatgagaaattgagcgcaattagaagagagaatgagcttttgatgaaaagtgctaagtggtccaaattttgtgaaattgactagcaaaatgatctcgaattttgattttaaTCCCAAAAATTGAGTCAGAACGGGttaattagctaagggtacaattttcatgtccatcggagcaagttgaaaaattagggttttggctatataaggggtaaaagtgtcattttcaattcattttaaccctccaagtttgaaaattcaaaaagccttctgcgaagaaaatggtggtccctacttgtgagcatcgatttgagcgccagcggtaagtgatcaatcttaagcctctttatcttctcaattttgattttttttgttcatttttcaagttttcgtACATTTGAAGTCGGCTCTTctcgttttgtcatgcgagacaggatcctgtctcgtacgacaaactgctgaagtatgttttgtcatttgaagccattagttttgtcattcagACCCCACCCTTATGTCGTACAAAAACCttcataaaagaccattttgtcatcctaaGTCTAATCTTTTGTCATATGGGAGTCTTTTTGTCGTACGAGGCCTaatcctaactcgtacgagttcctgcccttctttgttttgtcgtttgggaaacaatgagcatttttgaatgtctaaacttgaaattttgattttgcaattggcgTAGTTTGATTCatgtgatgttttgcttctcttgtaggcttatttggaatgttttctgatgctttgttgattgatttttgcaagttcgattgcctcatgtgctcttcaAATGTGTTTATCTGCCTACCATGACATTAGTGCGGCAGTTATCAGAGGTTGAttaggctcatattgatttgtgcagctTGACACATCTTCTTGGGTTACCAGACATCTgtgtgaatcacggaatgctcacagcattggttgagcaattccattcagagcataataccttccattttccagttggggagatgactatcactctcaaggatgtatataggatcctccatatcccttttgttggggataaggtggatcaCGATGCAACGCAGCTACCTGGATTACAGACGGtcaggcatgtcttcagggatctTGATATTTTGACatgttccatcagttgggacatcatgatgagcagATATAGTGAGGAGTTTTGTTTGGCTTGTGTTCTACCAGGGTTTATCGGTTGTTTTCTGATGTCAAATAGGGGACAGTAGGGATTCCAGtatggatggggcaggatgctggagagattaatggagacccctcagaggcttagCTAGGATTCTTGCTTATTATCCCACATGTATCACGAGATACATGAGATAGTGTACAGGGAGGGAAAGAGCATGGCCACTGGTGTGTTGAtcttataggtttgggcttgggagcaccttcccatttgtcggcctATTGTAGATGACAGTAGAGGGCCTAGGcagccgattatatataggtatgtcggttacgttacacagccccatctgggcaagaccaaTTTTTGGCGGTGGTGGTTAGATGACCTTATAGCCatgatatggagaccttacaggggcctagagccatgggatgactagcggCTGGTATGCTAGGATATTTTTGTTATGCACCCACTTATTGGCAGATTGCATATTGTGGTGGAGTGATTTGTAGtttctcaagtgatgaggcagtatggtaggtctcaggggatctcacaggagtacaCAACATATGcaagatatgctgatgaggagaggaagggatggtcatcgaggttgtcctatgccttgagtatgcaggagctAACTAGTTTACAGCGGCTcagatgggattacatggatgatgttgcagatgcgagggtatttccccagtatagggattggttccaacaacatccattccctagattcacaTATCCAGCTAAGTAGGCTCCtcgtattgaggagattgaggatgatgccccagcacagggatagggacagggtcaGAGACAGGGATAGGGTCAGAGATAGGGACAGGGGCAGAGAGTCGAGGCTTCGAGGTGGGCAGGTtgcgatcctggtgctagtagcaataGGATTCCAGCTGAGGTTGGATAGCAGAagggtgagggcggatccctaaGGAGTATAGGTGTGAGATTGGGCGTAGCTGAGAAGGAGAGAGTAGTGCTGAGATAGGTCTGGTAGTGGAGGGAGGAGCAGGctggagttggaggtggagatgggggtggagagcttgcgagagagcaggggactaACGCAGGAcgatcgatgagagcacgtcttgcgaagctacagtcacagttgacagtggctcagacttagCTGGCGAAGTGAGACTGACAGCTAATAGAGATTAGTGTTGAGCGCGACCGTCAGGTCGCAGAGATGAGAGCAAAGACAAGAGCACCGATAGAGGCTTTGCGGCAAGAGGTCCTTCACCAGATTAGTAGGGCATCATACTATGTTGCAGCGTACAGCGTAGCAGTTCCAGTTGTGCAGCAGGTTGTCCCTTACTCGTAGTATATGGCACagtcagagggagctcgggcaccttgtCAGGATCCCAGTCAGCaaactccacctcctccaccaggcgatgagggagaggctgagagatagatattctttttgtagcctatacgattcttgctccgatgggagtttgtatatgtcagctgACATcaatttgtactcttagactttatacgatatatatatatatacgagatttgatttgacttcattgtacttgtgttgatttgattatgagatgttttctatatgatgtaatctatatgtatgcatttctg contains the following coding sequences:
- the LOC131071153 gene encoding uncharacterized protein LOC131071153, which codes for MQRHSCQDKRFVAEAAEKAVITMTMSISPNLLVHKLQPYVKHKNPRIRAKASMCISRSVQRLGLEGIRDYGLDTILQIAASQLSDQLPEAREAARTLALELRAVYDKFVFNHEAQEVAEPMPKNDAWDQFCKSKLSASNALAVIRVKTGIY